A stretch of the Capsicum annuum cultivar UCD-10X-F1 chromosome 10, UCD10Xv1.1, whole genome shotgun sequence genome encodes the following:
- the LOC107845486 gene encoding protein DNA-DAMAGE INDUCIBLE 1, translating to MKITVMTTDEQIVTLDVDRDESVENLKALLEVETQVPLQQQQLLYNGREMRNSDKLSALGIGDGDLVMMVSNAASLSSAPANDLSFKQDGSAANPSAFQQHLRNDSNLMAQLFQNDPELAQAVLGNDLNRLQELLRLRHQHKSVLRRRQEEEMALLYADPFDVEAQKKIEEAIRQKGIEENWEAALEHNPEAFGTVIMLYVDMEVNGHPLKAFVDSGAQSTIISKSCAERCGLLRLLDTRYKGIARGVGQTEILGRIHVAPIKIGNNFYPCSFVVLDSPNMEFLFGLDMLRKHQCMIDLKDNVLRVGGGEVAVPFLHEKDIPGHFLDEERHAKEASSSGAQATSGATEKTDPTKGGPSGGARGNLTQGPEFEAKVAKLVELGFGRDAVIQALKFFDGNEEQAAGYLFGG from the exons ATGAAGATCACTGTAATGACTACTGATGAACAAATCGTCACTCTCGACGTCGATCGCGACGAATCT GTAGAGAACCTGAAAGCTCTACTGGAAGTTGAG ACACAAGTGCCTCTGCAGCAACAACAACTTCTGTACAATGGGAGGGAAATGAGGAATTCTGACAAATTGAGTGCGCTAGGCATTGGTGATGGAGATTTGGTGATGATGGTGTCTAATGCAGCATCCCTGTCTAG TGCACCTGCAAATGATTTGAGCTTCAAACAAGACGGGTCTGCAGCAAATCCTTCAGCTTTCCAACAACACTTGCGAAATGATTCAAATTTGATGGCCCAACTTTTTCAG AATGATCCTGAGTTAGCACAAGCTGTCCTTGGGAATGACTTAAATAGGCTGCAAGAGCTTCTACGTTTGCGTCATCAGCATAAGTCAGTGCTACGGCGTCGTCAAGAGGAGGAGATG GCACTGCTGTATGCTGATCCATTCGATGTCGAGGCacaaaagaaaattgaagaggcAATTCGCCAG AAAGGAATTGAAGAAAACTGGGAAGCTGCGTTGGAACACAATCCTGAAGCTTTTGGCACTGTG attatgttatatGTTGACATGGAAGTAAATGGTCATCCTCTAAAG GCTTTTGTGGATAGTGGAGCTCAATCCACAATTATATCTAAAAGCTGTGCAGAACGTTGTGG ATTGTTGAGGTTACTAGATACACGCTACAAGGGCATTGCTCGTGGAGTTGGTCAAACAGAGATACTAGGTCGTATTCATGTTGCTCCAATCAAG ATTGGAAACAATTTTTACCCTTGTTCTTTTGTGGTGCTGGATTCTCCGAATATGGAATTTCTATTTGGACTTGATATGCTTCGCAAGCACCAG TGCATGATTGATCTGAAGGACAATGTTCTGAGAGTTGGCGGAGGGGAAGTTGCTGTACCATTTCTACATG AGAAGGACATTCCCGGTCATTTTCTTGATGAGGAGAGGCACGCCAAGGAGGCTTCGAGCTCAGGAGCCCAG GCAACATCTGGAGCAACGGAGAAGACTGATCCTACAAAAGGAGGTCCTTCTG GAGGTGCCCGCGGGAACTTGACACAG GGACCTGAATTCGAAGCCAAAGTTGCTAAGCTTGTCGAGTTAGGCTTTGGACGGGATGCAGTAATACAAGCTCTGAAGTTTTTCGATGGTAACGAAGAACAAGCAGCCGGATATCTATTTGGGGGTTAA